In Thermococcus sp., the genomic window GGCTCTTCTCTATCGCAATGACTCTCGCCTTTCCATGAACTGCCATCGGCAGGCTGAGGTGTCCAATGCCCGCGAACATGTCGACCACAAGTTCATCCGGCTTTGCAACCTTTGCCATTCTCACACGCTCTTTGACGTTTGCAGGGGAGAACATTATCCGAGCGACGTCGAGCTTGTACTTGATGCCGTTTTCCACGTGAACGGTGATAGTATCACTCCCGTAGAGAACCTCGTAGTTCGTCTCGCGAAACTCACCCCCTATCCTCCCCTTCCGGAGAACCGTTTTAACGCCAAGAACCTGGGCGTAAACCTCGGCTATCCTCTTTTTATAGGGCTCAAGCTCGGGCCTGAGCGGGAGGATGAGAACGTCCCCTATCCTGACCCAGTGCTTGGGGAGCTTCTCAACCAACTCCGAGGGCAGCTCATTGGAGAGAATTTCCCGGATGCGCGGTTTTATAAGCTGTGTCCTTGCCATCGCTTTAAATCTCCTCCTGGCATTAAAAAGACTTTCCCGTCACTTCGGCAAAAAGCGATGAGAAAGCCTTAAAAACCGAAAGGCCGAAGTTAAAGCGAGAACTCCTCTGGAGGTCGATGGAGTCTATGGATGATGAACCCCCGAATAGTTGGTTTTCCCGCCTGTTTAAACACGATAAAACCGCCCTTCTTGAGCAGAAGTTGAGTGACGAGGCCTACGGGGATTACCGGAGGCTCTTGATGAAGGCAAGGCCAGAGGTCGACGGGTCAAGGCTCACGCTGCGGCTCTCGGATGGGGTCGTCGAACTTGACAAAGGCGTTCTCCGCATTAAGGCCAAGAACAGAAAAACGGCCGAGAAAATTCTTAGAAACCTCCACCACTACGACCAGCCACCGAGCATATGGCCCGCCTACGGTCTCAGCTACTCTCTCAAGAGGCGGAAGGGAACCATACTCTGAGCTCTCTTCTTCCCAAACCTTTAAAACGCTCCACGCTTTACCCTCCACGCGGATGACGACCCTTGCCCAGACTGAATCGTGATGACGTCGGTATTAGCTGACGCCGGGGCGGGGAGGTTCGCGGGCCGATGAGCCGCCCCATTCAGGAGGGTGAAATATGAACGGGAACAACGGGGATGGAAGCGAGCTGATAGAATTCTACGCCAGCGAGGCCCTGACCTGTCCGAGGAGGATATACTTCCGGCTTAAGGGCTATCCGGAGAGGTGGCCGGAGTTTGTGAAGGTAAGGTTAAACCAGGGGGTAAACACCCACAACGTTCTGGGCGAGATTTTGAAGAAGCGCTTCGGCTTTGAACTCGAAAAACATCTCGTTCTCCGCTCACAGAAGCTCGGTTTTGAAATACACGGCAGGATTGACGCGGTTCGTGACTTTCCAATCGAGATAAAGGGCAAGACGAGTCTCCCGCGTACCCCCTACGATTACCACCT contains:
- the cas4 gene encoding CRISPR-associated protein Cas4: MNGNNGDGSELIEFYASEALTCPRRIYFRLKGYPERWPEFVKVRLNQGVNTHNVLGEILKKRFGFELEKHLVLRSQKLGFEIHGRIDAVRDFPIEIKGKTSLPRTPYDYHLAQLNVYMRWAEAEYGYLYYIKLHEEPMKVINRIDFSNFPVVKGPNFRAFEVPYDKALFKETLRHFYRVKRAYERDRPPEGWRSFSCKFCPYRYLCFPDDE